A window of Pseudomonas mucidolens contains these coding sequences:
- a CDS encoding protein-L-isoaspartate(D-aspartate) O-methyltransferase: MTSQRTRERLIQRLYEEGLSNAQVLEVIRRTPRHLFVDEALAHRAYEDTALPIGHNQTISQPYMVARMSELLLAAGPLDKVMEIGTGSGYQTAVLSQLVERVFSVERIKVLQDRAKERLVELNLCNVVFRWGDGWEGWPALAPYNGIIVTAVATDVPQALLDQLAPGGRLVIPVGSGEVQQLMLIVREEEGFSRHVLGAVRFVPLLNGPLA; this comes from the coding sequence ATGACTTCCCAGCGCACACGTGAGCGGTTGATCCAGCGGCTGTATGAAGAAGGCTTGTCCAACGCCCAGGTGCTGGAAGTCATTCGCCGTACTCCGCGGCATTTGTTCGTTGATGAGGCGCTGGCGCACCGCGCCTATGAAGACACGGCGCTGCCCATCGGTCACAACCAGACGATCTCCCAGCCGTATATGGTGGCGCGGATGAGCGAACTGTTGCTCGCCGCGGGTCCGTTGGACAAGGTGATGGAAATCGGCACCGGCTCGGGCTATCAGACCGCAGTGTTGTCGCAACTGGTGGAGCGGGTTTTTTCCGTCGAGCGGATCAAGGTATTGCAAGACCGGGCCAAGGAGCGCCTGGTCGAATTGAACCTGTGCAACGTGGTTTTTCGCTGGGGCGATGGTTGGGAAGGCTGGCCCGCGCTGGCGCCCTACAATGGCATCATTGTCACGGCCGTAGCGACCGATGTGCCGCAGGCGCTGCTGGATCAGCTCGCGCCGGGTGGACGCCTGGTCATTCCGGTGGGATCCGGCGAAGTGCAGCAATTGATGCTGATCGTTCGCGAGGAAGAAGGTTTTTCCCGGCATGTCTTGGGGGCCGTGCGTTTTGTCCCGCTGCTCAATGGCCC
- the surE gene encoding 5'/3'-nucleotidase SurE — protein MRILISNDDGVTAPGLAALHAALADYAECVVVAPDQDKSGASSSLTLDRPLHPQTLANGFVSVNGTPTDCVHLALNSLLEHEPDLVVSGINLGANLGDDVLYSGTVAAALEGRFLGRTSFAFSLASRQLDNLPAAAYFARKLIEAHDTLDLPPRTVLNVNIPNLPLDHIRGIQLTRLGHRARAATPLKVVDPRGKEGYWIAAAGDAEDGGPGTDFHAVMQGYVSITPLQLDRTFSDAFNSLDGWLEGLR, from the coding sequence ATGCGTATTCTGATATCAAACGACGACGGGGTCACCGCACCCGGCCTTGCCGCGCTTCATGCTGCGCTGGCGGATTACGCCGAGTGCGTGGTGGTTGCCCCGGACCAGGACAAAAGTGGCGCCAGCAGTTCGCTGACCCTCGACCGTCCGCTGCATCCGCAGACGTTGGCCAATGGCTTCGTCAGCGTTAACGGCACCCCGACCGATTGCGTGCACCTGGCGCTCAACAGCCTGCTGGAGCACGAGCCGGACCTGGTTGTCTCCGGTATCAATCTGGGGGCTAACCTGGGTGACGATGTGTTGTATTCCGGCACCGTGGCGGCGGCTCTTGAGGGGCGTTTTCTGGGGCGCACTTCGTTCGCCTTTTCATTGGCTTCACGTCAATTGGACAACTTGCCGGCAGCGGCGTATTTCGCCCGCAAGCTGATAGAGGCCCATGACACTCTGGACTTGCCGCCGCGCACAGTGCTTAACGTCAACATCCCCAATCTGCCCCTGGATCATATTCGCGGCATCCAGCTGACCCGCTTGGGCCATCGCGCGCGCGCGGCAACTCCGCTAAAAGTCGTCGATCCCCGTGGCAAGGAAGGCTATTGGATCGCCGCGGCAGGCGATGCCGAGGACGGTGGGCCAGGTACGGATTTCCATGCGGTGATGCAAGGTTATGTTTCGATTACCCCGTTACAACTCGATCGCACCTTCAGTGATGCCTTCAATAGTCTCGACGGCTGGCTGGAGGGGCTGCGCTGA
- the truD gene encoding tRNA pseudouridine(13) synthase TruD: protein MNDLQLLGPRAYGDALGSAVLKATAEDFQVDEVLDIPLTGEGEHLWLWVEKRGLNTEEAARRIAKAAGVPLRTVSYAGLKDRQALTRQWFSVQLPGKADPDLSGAENDTLKILKIARHKRKLQRGAHSANGFTLRLTQLSGDSAALDARLQLIALHGIPNYFGSQRFGHNGGNVVDARAWAVRKALPEQRNVRSRLLSTARSLLFNKVLAARVADGSWQRAQVGDLLAFTDSRSFFPAGEAECSDPRLAILDLHPTGPQWGEGDSPASGATHTLEQAVAESEADLRDWLVNAGMSQERRILRLPISGLTWHYPEPDILQLEFVLPAGCFATVLVRELVDLVPVGQTDSPCVF from the coding sequence ATGAATGATCTGCAACTGTTAGGCCCGCGAGCCTATGGCGATGCACTTGGCAGCGCGGTACTCAAGGCGACAGCCGAAGACTTTCAGGTCGATGAAGTGCTGGATATCCCGCTGACCGGCGAGGGTGAACACTTGTGGCTATGGGTGGAAAAGCGTGGGCTGAACACCGAGGAAGCTGCGCGGCGCATTGCCAAGGCTGCCGGTGTGCCATTGCGTACCGTCAGCTATGCCGGGCTCAAGGATCGCCAGGCGTTGACGCGCCAATGGTTCAGCGTGCAGCTGCCGGGCAAGGCTGATCCCGATTTGAGCGGGGCGGAAAACGACACCCTCAAGATTCTGAAAATTGCTCGGCATAAACGCAAGTTGCAGCGCGGTGCACATTCGGCCAACGGTTTTACTTTGCGCCTGACCCAGCTGTCCGGCGATAGCGCCGCCCTTGATGCGCGCCTGCAACTGATTGCCCTGCACGGGATCCCCAATTATTTCGGCTCCCAGCGTTTTGGGCATAACGGCGGTAACGTCGTTGATGCCCGTGCCTGGGCAGTACGCAAGGCCTTGCCGGAGCAGCGCAACGTGCGTTCGCGCCTGCTGTCGACTGCACGCAGCTTGCTCTTCAACAAAGTCCTGGCGGCACGGGTCGCCGATGGCTCATGGCAGCGTGCCCAGGTCGGTGACCTGCTGGCGTTTACCGACAGCCGCAGCTTTTTCCCGGCCGGCGAGGCCGAGTGCAGTGACCCGCGCCTGGCGATCCTCGACCTGCATCCCACCGGGCCGCAGTGGGGGGAGGGCGATTCGCCTGCCAGCGGCGCGACCCATACGCTGGAACAAGCCGTCGCAGAGAGCGAGGCGGACTTGCGCGATTGGCTGGTGAATGCCGGGATGAGTCAGGAACGTCGCATTCTGCGACTGCCCATTAGCGGGTTGACGTGGCATTATCCCGAACCTGACATTCTGCAATTGGAATTCGTCCTGCCGGCCGGATGCTTCGCCACTGTCTTGGTGCGCGAGCTTGTTGATCTGGTGCCGGTGGGGCAGACGGACAGCCCATGCGTATTCTGA
- the ispF gene encoding 2-C-methyl-D-erythritol 2,4-cyclodiphosphate synthase, whose amino-acid sequence MRIGHGYDVHRFAEGDFITLGGVRIAHHHGLLAHSDGDVVLHALSDALLGAAALGDIGKHFPDTDPTFKGADSRVLLRHVVGLIHAKGWKVGNVDNTIVAQAPKMAPHIESMRALIAADLQIELDQVNVKATTTEKLGFAGREEGIAVHSVALLLHA is encoded by the coding sequence ATGCGTATTGGCCATGGCTATGATGTGCATCGTTTCGCCGAAGGCGACTTCATCACCTTGGGCGGCGTACGGATCGCACACCACCACGGGTTGCTGGCTCATTCCGACGGCGACGTTGTCTTGCATGCCTTGAGCGATGCTTTGCTCGGCGCAGCAGCGTTGGGGGATATCGGCAAACACTTTCCGGACACCGATCCCACTTTCAAGGGTGCGGACAGCCGCGTGCTGTTGCGGCATGTGGTCGGCCTGATCCACGCCAAGGGCTGGAAGGTGGGCAATGTCGATAACACCATCGTTGCCCAGGCGCCCAAGATGGCCCCACATATTGAATCGATGCGCGCATTGATTGCCGCGGACCTGCAAATAGAATTGGACCAAGTGAACGTGAAAGCCACCACCACCGAGAAGCTCGGCTTTGCCGGTCGTGAAGAGGGCATTGCCGTGCATTCCGTTGCTTTGTTGTTGCACGCATGA
- the fghA gene encoding S-formylglutathione hydrolase: protein MTLENISCQKSFGGWHKRYKHSSQVLGCDMTFAVYLPPQAEQGGKLPVLYWLSGLTCTDENFMQKAGAMRMAAELGLIIVAPDTSPRGAGVPDDPENAWDFGLGAGFYLNATQEPWAKHYRMHDYVVQELPALVEAHFPASDKRGISGHSMGGHGALVCALRNPGRYQSVSAFSPINNPMDCPWGQKAFSHYLGDERSKWREWDACVLIGEASEKLPLLVDQGDRDDFIATQLKPEALQQAAKAAGHPLELRLQPGYDHSYFFIASFIDDHLRHHGRALLG, encoded by the coding sequence ATGACCTTGGAAAACATCTCTTGCCAGAAGAGCTTTGGTGGCTGGCATAAGCGTTACAAACACAGTTCGCAGGTGCTGGGCTGCGATATGACCTTCGCCGTCTACCTGCCGCCTCAAGCCGAGCAGGGCGGCAAGCTGCCGGTGCTGTACTGGCTGTCGGGGCTGACCTGCACCGACGAGAACTTCATGCAGAAGGCCGGCGCGATGCGCATGGCGGCGGAGTTGGGCTTGATTATCGTCGCGCCGGATACCAGCCCGCGTGGAGCCGGCGTGCCGGATGATCCGGAAAACGCCTGGGACTTTGGCCTGGGGGCCGGGTTTTATCTGAATGCGACCCAGGAACCCTGGGCCAAACACTATCGGATGCATGACTACGTCGTGCAGGAATTGCCAGCGCTGGTCGAAGCGCATTTCCCGGCGTCGGACAAGCGCGGTATCAGCGGTCACTCCATGGGCGGTCATGGCGCGCTGGTATGTGCGCTACGCAACCCGGGGCGTTATCAGTCGGTATCGGCATTTTCACCGATCAATAACCCGATGGATTGTCCTTGGGGGCAGAAGGCATTTTCCCATTACCTTGGCGACGAGCGCTCGAAGTGGCGGGAGTGGGATGCGTGTGTGTTGATCGGCGAAGCCTCGGAAAAACTGCCATTGTTGGTAGATCAGGGTGATCGTGACGACTTTATCGCCACGCAACTCAAGCCCGAAGCCTTGCAGCAAGCGGCCAAGGCCGCTGGTCATCCGTTGGAGTTGCGCCTGCAACCGGGTTATGACCACAGCTACTTTTTTATCGCCAGCTTCATTGATGACCATTTGCGGCATCATGGACGTGCTTTGCTCGGTTAA
- a CDS encoding S-(hydroxymethyl)glutathione dehydrogenase/class III alcohol dehydrogenase, which produces MIKSRAAVAFEAKKPLEIVEVDVALPKAGEVLLRVVASGVCHTDAYTLSGADPEGIFPSILGHEGGAVVEAIGEGVTSVAVGDHVIPLYTPECGKCKFCLSGKTNLCQAIRATQGKGLMPDGTSRFSYKGETIFHYMGTSTFSEYTVLPEISVAKISKEAPLEKVCLLGCGVTTGIGAVLNTAKVKPGDTVAIFGLGGIGLSAVIGAVKAKAARIIAIDINPAKFEIAKQLGATDCVNPKDFDRPIQEVIVDMTDGGVDFSFECIGNVQLMRAALECCHKGWGESVIIGVAGAGQEIATRPFQLVTGRVWRGSAFGGVRGRSELPSYVDMAQSGEIPLDTFITHTVGLEDINKAFDLMHEGKSIRTVIHF; this is translated from the coding sequence ATGATCAAGTCGCGCGCCGCCGTTGCCTTCGAGGCCAAGAAGCCGCTGGAAATCGTTGAGGTCGATGTGGCCCTGCCCAAGGCTGGTGAGGTTCTGCTGCGTGTCGTTGCTTCCGGTGTTTGCCACACTGACGCCTACACACTGTCGGGCGCCGATCCGGAAGGGATCTTCCCGTCGATCCTTGGCCATGAAGGCGGCGCAGTGGTCGAGGCGATTGGCGAAGGCGTGACTTCGGTGGCGGTTGGCGATCACGTGATTCCGCTGTACACCCCGGAATGCGGCAAGTGCAAATTCTGTCTGTCAGGCAAGACCAACCTCTGTCAGGCGATTCGCGCAACGCAGGGTAAAGGCCTGATGCCGGATGGTACTTCGCGTTTTTCCTACAAGGGCGAAACGATTTTCCACTACATGGGCACCTCGACCTTTTCCGAGTACACCGTGTTGCCGGAAATCTCCGTAGCCAAGATCTCCAAAGAGGCGCCGCTGGAAAAAGTTTGCCTGCTGGGCTGCGGCGTCACCACCGGCATCGGTGCGGTACTCAACACAGCCAAGGTCAAACCCGGCGACACCGTGGCCATCTTTGGCCTGGGCGGCATCGGTTTGTCGGCGGTGATCGGTGCGGTGAAAGCCAAGGCCGCTCGCATCATTGCCATTGATATCAACCCCGCCAAGTTTGAAATCGCCAAGCAACTGGGTGCTACAGACTGTGTAAACCCGAAAGACTTCGATCGTCCGATTCAGGAAGTCATTGTTGATATGACCGATGGCGGCGTCGACTTTTCCTTTGAGTGCATCGGCAATGTGCAACTGATGCGTGCCGCCCTTGAATGCTGCCACAAGGGTTGGGGTGAGTCGGTGATCATCGGTGTGGCTGGTGCTGGCCAGGAAATCGCGACCCGTCCGTTCCAACTGGTCACCGGTCGCGTCTGGCGCGGTTCGGCTTTTGGTGGCGTACGTGGGCGCAGTGAGTTGCCAAGCTATGTGGACATGGCCCAGAGCGGCGAAATCCCGCTGGATACGTTCATCACCCACACCGTGGGGCTGGAAGATATCAACAAGGCGTTTGATCTGATGCATGAAGGCAAAAGCATTCGTACCGTCATTCATTTTTGA
- a CDS encoding LysR substrate-binding domain-containing protein — protein sequence MSENRWEGIDEFVAVAECSQFTAAAERLGVSSSHISRQVVRLEERLQTRLLYRSTRRVALTEAGQTFLQHCQRLQDGREEALRAVGDLTSEPKGMLRMTCAVAYGERFIVPLVTRFMGLYPQLRVDIELSNRPLDLVHEGLDLAIRLGRLQDSRMVASRLAPRRMYLCASPSYLERYGRPHSLSELSRHNCLIGSSDIWQLAQDGREFSQRVQGNWRCNSGQAVLDAALQGVGLCQLPDYYVLEHLHSGALVSLLEGHQPPNTAVWALYPQQRHLSPKVRKLVEFLKEGLAGRPEYGSKD from the coding sequence ATGTCCGAAAACCGCTGGGAAGGTATCGATGAGTTTGTCGCCGTCGCCGAATGCAGCCAATTCACCGCCGCGGCTGAACGTCTCGGGGTGTCTTCCTCCCACATCAGTCGCCAGGTCGTACGACTGGAGGAACGACTGCAGACCCGTCTGCTCTATCGCAGCACCCGCCGCGTAGCGCTGACTGAAGCGGGGCAAACTTTTCTGCAGCATTGCCAGCGCTTGCAGGATGGCCGCGAAGAAGCCTTGCGAGCGGTCGGCGACCTGACCAGCGAGCCCAAAGGCATGCTCCGCATGACCTGTGCCGTGGCGTACGGCGAACGCTTTATCGTGCCACTGGTAACGCGTTTTATGGGGCTTTATCCGCAACTACGGGTCGATATCGAATTGAGCAACCGCCCACTCGACCTGGTCCATGAGGGGCTGGACCTGGCGATTCGCCTGGGCCGACTGCAAGACTCCCGCATGGTCGCCAGCCGCCTTGCACCCCGGCGCATGTACCTGTGCGCTTCACCCTCCTACCTTGAGCGGTATGGACGACCACATAGTTTGTCGGAATTGAGCCGGCACAATTGCTTGATTGGCAGCTCGGATATCTGGCAGTTGGCGCAGGACGGTCGGGAGTTTTCCCAAAGGGTGCAGGGAAACTGGCGCTGCAACAGTGGGCAAGCTGTATTGGACGCCGCGCTGCAAGGGGTGGGGCTGTGTCAGTTACCGGACTATTACGTGCTGGAGCATTTGCACAGCGGCGCGCTGGTTTCATTGCTGGAGGGCCATCAACCGCCGAATACGGCGGTGTGGGCGCTGTATCCGCAGCAGCGGCATTTATCGCCGAAGGTGCGCAAGTTGGTGGAGTTCTTGAAGGAGGGGTTGGCTGGGCGGCCGGAGTATGGTTCTAAAGATTAA
- the ispD gene encoding 2-C-methyl-D-erythritol 4-phosphate cytidylyltransferase, whose product MNSCLPAFWAVIPAAGVGARMAADRPKQYLQLGGRTILEHSLGCFLDHPALMGLVVSLAVDDPYWPNLAYANDPRITRVEGGDERSGSVLNALLHLHAQGASDDDWVLVHDAARPNLSRDDLDKLLSALADDPVGGLLAVPARDTLKRVDKHGRVVETVDRSLIWQAYTPQMFRLGALHRALADSLVADALITDEASAMEWAGQAPRLIEGRSDNIKVTRPEDLDWLRLRWTNRR is encoded by the coding sequence ATGAACTCCTGTTTGCCGGCCTTCTGGGCCGTGATTCCTGCCGCGGGCGTCGGTGCCCGTATGGCTGCGGACCGTCCCAAGCAGTACCTGCAATTGGGTGGGCGCACAATTCTTGAACACAGCCTAGGCTGTTTCCTCGATCATCCCGCCCTGATGGGGCTGGTGGTCAGTCTTGCTGTCGATGATCCTTATTGGCCGAACCTTGCGTATGCCAACGACCCGAGAATTACCCGTGTCGAAGGTGGCGACGAGCGCTCGGGCTCGGTGCTGAATGCGCTGCTGCATCTGCATGCCCAAGGCGCCAGTGACGACGACTGGGTGCTGGTCCATGATGCGGCAAGGCCCAACTTGAGTCGTGATGATCTGGATAAGCTGCTATCCGCGCTTGCGGATGATCCTGTCGGTGGATTGCTGGCGGTGCCGGCGCGCGACACCCTCAAGCGTGTGGATAAGCACGGGCGGGTGGTGGAAACGGTGGATCGCAGCCTGATCTGGCAGGCTTATACGCCGCAGATGTTTCGTCTGGGGGCTCTGCACCGGGCATTGGCCGACAGCCTGGTGGCTGACGCGCTGATCACCGACGAAGCCTCCGCGATGGAGTGGGCCGGCCAGGCGCCGCGGCTGATTGAAGGGCGTTCGGACAATATCAAGGTGACGCGGCCGGAGGATCTGGATTGGCTGAGGTTGCGCTGGACCAATCGACGGTAG
- the ftsB gene encoding cell division protein FtsB, with the protein MRSPNWLFLVLLLLLAGLQYRLWVGDGSLAQVTDLTQQIAEQHAENERLLERNRVLYAEVLELKKGMETVEERARHELGMVKEGETLYQLAQ; encoded by the coding sequence ATGCGCAGTCCCAATTGGTTGTTCCTCGTCTTGCTCTTGCTACTGGCTGGCCTGCAATACCGCCTTTGGGTGGGTGATGGCAGCCTGGCGCAGGTCACCGACCTGACCCAGCAAATTGCCGAGCAGCACGCCGAAAACGAGCGTTTGCTGGAGCGCAACCGTGTGCTCTATGCGGAAGTGCTTGAGTTGAAAAAAGGCATGGAGACCGTCGAAGAGCGGGCTCGTCATGAGTTGGGCATGGTCAAGGAGGGTGAAACCCTCTACCAGTTGGCTCAATGA
- the eno gene encoding phosphopyruvate hydratase: MAKIVDIKGREVLDSRGNPTVEADVLLDNGIIGSACAPSGASTGSREALELRDGDKSRYLGKGVLKAVANINGPIRDLLLGKDPLDQKALDQAMIKLDGTENKGSLGANAILAVSLAAAKAAAQDQDLPLYAHIANLNGTPGVYSMPVPMMNIINGGEHADNNVDIQEFMVQPVGAKSFSEGLRMGTEIFHHLKAVLKARGLSTAVGDEGGFAPNLASNEDALKVISEAVANAGYTLGSDVTLALDCAASEFYEDGKYNLSGEGQVFNAEGFADYLKGLSERYPIISIEDGLDESDWDGWKILTDKIGEKVQLVGDDLFVTNTKILKEGIDKKIANSILIKFNQIGTLTETLEAIQMAKAAGYTAVISHRSGETEDSTIADLAVGTSAGQIKTGSLCRSDRVSKYNQLLRIEEQLGAKAKYNGRGEFRG; encoded by the coding sequence ATGGCAAAAATCGTCGACATCAAAGGTCGTGAAGTTCTCGACTCCCGTGGCAACCCCACCGTCGAAGCCGACGTGCTTCTCGACAACGGCATCATCGGCAGCGCCTGCGCGCCGTCGGGTGCTTCCACCGGTTCCCGTGAAGCACTGGAACTGCGTGATGGCGACAAGAGCCGTTACCTGGGCAAGGGCGTGCTCAAGGCTGTAGCCAACATCAACGGGCCGATTCGTGACCTGTTGCTGGGCAAGGACCCGCTGGACCAGAAAGCCCTGGACCAGGCGATGATCAAGCTCGACGGTACCGAAAACAAAGGCAGCCTGGGCGCCAACGCCATCCTCGCCGTGTCCCTGGCTGCCGCCAAGGCTGCTGCGCAGGATCAGGACTTGCCGCTGTACGCGCACATTGCCAACCTGAACGGCACTCCAGGTGTCTACTCGATGCCGGTCCCGATGATGAACATCATCAACGGTGGCGAGCACGCGGATAACAACGTCGACATCCAGGAATTCATGGTGCAGCCGGTTGGCGCCAAGTCCTTCTCCGAAGGCCTGCGCATGGGTACCGAAATCTTCCATCACTTGAAAGCTGTGCTGAAGGCCCGCGGCCTGAGCACTGCGGTCGGTGACGAAGGTGGTTTCGCGCCGAACCTGGCGTCCAACGAAGATGCGCTGAAAGTGATCTCCGAAGCCGTGGCCAACGCCGGTTACACGCTGGGCAGCGACGTGACCCTGGCCCTGGACTGCGCGGCCAGCGAATTCTACGAAGATGGCAAGTACAACCTGTCCGGCGAAGGCCAGGTGTTCAACGCCGAAGGTTTTGCTGATTACCTGAAAGGCTTGAGCGAACGCTACCCGATCATCTCCATTGAGGATGGCCTGGACGAGTCCGACTGGGATGGCTGGAAGATCCTCACCGACAAGATCGGCGAGAAAGTCCAGTTGGTGGGCGACGACCTGTTCGTGACCAATACCAAGATCCTGAAAGAAGGCATCGACAAGAAGATCGCCAACTCGATCCTGATCAAGTTCAACCAGATCGGCACTCTGACCGAAACCCTGGAAGCCATTCAGATGGCCAAGGCCGCAGGTTACACCGCCGTGATCTCCCACCGCTCCGGCGAAACCGAAGACTCGACCATTGCCGATCTGGCCGTGGGCACTTCGGCGGGACAAATCAAGACCGGCTCCCTGTGCCGTTCCGATCGCGTTTCCAAGTACAACCAATTGCTGCGTATCGAAGAGCAATTGGGTGCTAAAGCCAAGTACAACGGTCGCGGCGAGTTTCGCGGCTGA
- the kdsA gene encoding 3-deoxy-8-phosphooctulonate synthase: MAQKIIRVGDIEIANDKPMVLFGGMNVLESRDMAMQVCEEYVRVTQKLGIPYVFKASFDKANRSSVTSYRGPGLEEGMRIFQDIKQAFGVPIITDVHEPEQAAVVAEVCDIIQLPAFLSRQTDLVVAMAKTGAVINIKKAQFLAPQEMKHILSKCVEAGNDQLILCERGSSFGYNNLVVDMLGFGIMKQFEYPVFFDVTHALQMPGGRSDSAGGRRAQVTDLAKAGMSQSLAGLFLEAHPDPDNAKCDGPCALRLDKLEPFLAQLKQLDQLVKSFPTVETA; the protein is encoded by the coding sequence ATGGCCCAGAAGATCATTCGCGTCGGCGACATCGAGATTGCCAACGACAAGCCCATGGTGCTGTTCGGCGGCATGAACGTACTGGAAAGCCGCGACATGGCGATGCAGGTCTGTGAAGAGTACGTGCGCGTTACCCAGAAACTGGGGATCCCGTACGTATTCAAGGCCAGTTTCGACAAGGCCAACCGTTCGTCCGTGACCTCCTACCGTGGCCCGGGCCTTGAAGAAGGCATGCGGATCTTCCAGGACATCAAACAAGCCTTCGGCGTGCCGATCATCACCGACGTCCACGAGCCTGAGCAGGCTGCGGTGGTCGCCGAGGTGTGCGACATCATCCAGCTGCCGGCCTTCCTGTCGCGCCAGACCGACCTGGTGGTCGCGATGGCCAAGACTGGCGCGGTGATCAACATCAAGAAAGCCCAGTTCCTCGCACCCCAGGAAATGAAACATATCCTGAGCAAGTGCGTGGAAGCGGGTAACGACCAGTTGATCCTCTGCGAGCGCGGCTCGAGCTTTGGCTACAACAACCTTGTAGTGGACATGCTCGGCTTCGGCATCATGAAGCAGTTCGAATACCCGGTGTTTTTCGATGTGACCCACGCGCTGCAAATGCCCGGTGGTCGTTCGGACTCCGCCGGCGGGCGCCGTGCCCAGGTCACGGATCTGGCCAAGGCAGGCATGAGCCAGTCGTTGGCTGGCCTGTTCCTGGAAGCTCACCCGGACCCGGACAATGCCAAATGCGACGGTCCATGCGCGCTGCGCCTGGATAAACTGGAGCCATTCCTGGCCCAGCTCAAGCAGTTGGACCAACTGGTCAAGAGTTTTCCGACGGTAGAGACCGCATAA